The stretch of DNA GGATGAAGACAATCAATAAAGGAAGGGGTGAAGAAGATGAAGAAAGGCTTAATCAAGGCAACGGATGCGTTTGAACGTATCGTACACTGGAGTCTGGCGCTGTCGTGCCTCCTTTTGTGCATCACTGGTCTGGGGATGATGTTTCACTCCTTCAATTTTGTCGGTGACATGATGGGTGGGCTGCGGTCGCTGAAATATGTCCATAATTTTGGCGGGCTGTTTTTTGCGGTATCCCTGTTTTTTGCGATCCGGATGTGGTGGAAAGAGGCGGGTATTTTTTCTCTTCCCGAGGACATCGAATGGATCAAGGCGGCAGGCGGATACCTGTGGCATGTGGATGAGGTGCCGGAAGTTGGGAAATACAATCCCGGCCAGAAGGCGTACTTTTTGGTGGTGGCGGGTTTCGGGATCATCATGGTATTAACCGGACTGATCATGTGGTTTCCCCTCAATTTCCCCTCCGGGTTGGTGCGCTGGCTGTATGTGCTG from Deltaproteobacteria bacterium encodes:
- a CDS encoding formate dehydrogenase subunit gamma, with the translated sequence MKKGLIKATDAFERIVHWSLALSCLLLCITGLGMMFHSFNFVGDMMGGLRSLKYVHNFGGLFFAVSLFFAIRMWWKEAGIFSLPEDIEWIKAAGGYLWHVDEVPEVGKYNPGQKAYFLVVAGFGIIMVLTGLIMWFPLNFPSGLVRWLYVLHALGFVTIFAFFFVHLYLGTIGSPGSAPAMFTGWVTRAWLKKQHPKWLKEMEESGTLVVFGEEKGQGH